One genomic region from Anguilla rostrata isolate EN2019 chromosome 2, ASM1855537v3, whole genome shotgun sequence encodes:
- the arhgap44a gene encoding rho GTPase-activating protein 44 isoform X7, protein MKKQFNRMRQLANQTVGRAEKTEVLSEDLLQVEKRLELVKQVSHSTHKKLTTCLQGQQGVDVDKRSVRSPSKKLPLSTLAQCLVEGASVLGDDSLLGKMLKMCGDTEDRLAQELILFELQIESDVIEPLYDLAEVEIPSIQKQRKHLAKLVLDMDSARTRWHQSSKSSGLSSNLQPSGAKADALREEMEEAANRMEICRDQLSADMYNFVAKEIDYANYFQMLIEVQAEYHRRSLEILQNVLPQIKAHQEAWVEKPCYGKPLEEHLSISGRDIAFPIEACVTMLLECGMQEEGLFRVAPSASKLKKLKASLDCGVLDVQEYSADPHAIAGALKSYLRELPEPLMTFELYEEWIQASNIQDQDKRLQALLTACEKLPEANGNNFRYLIKFLAKLNEHQDANKMTPGNIAIVLGPNLLWANTEGNITEMMTTVSLQIVGIIEPIIQHADWFFPGEIEFNVTGNYGSPVHTNHNANYSSMPSPDMDHADRRQHDQGRRPLSVATDNMMLEFYKKDGTLKNKELSPVIGQKAVQIVGPSTNSGQANDQSPLSLRKANKKLAPTPPKVGQSGGVSDQSTGQPSPVSLSPTPPSTPSPYGFSYPQGYATIASPGGASSGTTASLSSPPSLSGTLTKSRPTPKPRQRPSLPPPQPPSTPGLPSSSPQPLEHGLLDGLSPGESMSTDFPFDLEIPTISVELDGLLDEPLGDPDRNSVAVADPPGKTEPEEDTEITAL, encoded by the exons ggcagaaaaaacagaagtgctgaGTGAAGACCTGCTACAG GTGGAGAAACGGCTGGAGCTGGTGAAGCAGGTGTCCCACAGCACCCACAAGAAGCTGACCACCTGCCTGCAGGGACAGCAAGGGGTGGACGTGGACAAGCGCTCGGTCCGCTCGCCCTCG AAGAAGCTGCCACTGAGCACTCTGGCCCAATGTCTGGTGGAGGGAGCCTCAGTGCTGGGAGACGACTCTCTGCTGGG GAAGATGCTGAAGATGTGTGGGGACACGGAGGACAGGCTGGCCCAGGAGCTGATCCTGTTTGAGCTGCAGATCGAGAGCGACGTCATCGAGCCCCTCTACGACCTCGCTGAG GTGGAAATCCCCAGCATTCAGAAACAGAGGAAGCACTTAGCCAAGCTGGTCCTGGACATGGACTCCGCCCGCACGCG GTGGCATCAGTCCTCTAAGTCCTCGGGTTTGTCCAGCAACCTGCAGCCCTCAGGAGCCAAGGCCGACGCCCTaagggaggagatggaggaagcAGCCAATCGCATGGAGATCTGCAGG GATCAGTTATCAGCGGATATGTACAACTTCGTGGCCAAAGAAATAGACTATGCAAACTACTTTCAGATG CTCATCGAAGTGCAGGCCGAGTATCACAGGAGGTCGCTGGAGATCCTGCAGAACGTCCTGCCCCAGATCAAGGCCCACCAGG aggccTGGGTGGAGAAGCCCTGCTATGGGAAGCCCCTGGAGGAGCACCTGTCCATCAGTGGCAGGGACATCGCCTTCCCCATCGAGGCGTGTGTGACCATGCTGCTGGAGTGTGGCAtgcaggaggag GGCCTGTTCAGGGTGGCCCCCTCGGCCTCTAAACTGAAGAAGCTGAAAGCCTCTCTGGACTGCGGGGTCCTGGACGTGCAGGAGTACTCGGCCGACCCCCACGCCATCGcag GTGCTCTGAAGTCATACCTGCGTGAGCTTCCTGAGCCTCTGATGACGTTTGAGCTGTATGAAGAGTGGATCCAAGCCTCCAA CATTCAGGACCAAGATAAGAGGCTGCAGGCCCTGCTCACCGCGTGCGAGAAGCTGCCCGAAGCCAATGGAAACAATTTCAG ATATTTGATCAAGTTCCTGGCCAAGCTAAACGAGCACCAGGACGCAAACAAGATGACCCCCGGCAACATCGCCATCGTTCTGGGGCCCAACCTGCTGTGGGCCAACACCGAAgg GAACATCACGGAGATGATGACCACCGTGTCCCTGCAGATCGTGGGCATTATCGAGCCCATCATCCAGCATGCTGATTGGTTCTTCCCTGgag AGATCGAGTTCAACGTGACTGGTAACTACGGCAGTCCTGTCCACACCAACCACAACGCCAACTACAGCTCCATGCCATCGCCGGACATGGACCACGCCGACCGCAGGCAGCACGATCAGGGCCGCCGCCCCCTCAGCGTCGCCACGGACAACATGATGCTGGAGTTCTACAAGAAGGACGG tACGTTGAAGAACAAAGAGTTGTCTCCTGTGATTGGGCAGAAGGCTGTCCAGATTGTGGGTCCTTCGACCAATAGCGGCCAGGCCAATGACCAGAGCCCTCTCTCCCTACGCAAAG caaacaaaaaactggCCCCCACCCCGCCAAAGGTGGGTCAGTCTGGGGGGGTGTCGGACCAATCGACAGGTCAGCCCTCTCCGGTCAGCCTATCGCCCACCCCTCCTAGCACCCCCTCCCCGTACGGATTCAGCTACCCCCAGGGGTACGCAACCATCGCCTCCCCGGGAGGGGCCTCGTCGGGGACCACCGcctccctgtcctcccccccgtccctgtCCGGCACGCTCACCAAATCCCgacccacccccaaaccccggCAGAGGCCAAGcctgcccccgccccagccGCCCAGCACCCCCGGACTGCCCAGCTCTTCCCCCCAGCCTCTGGAGCACGGCCTACTGGATGGACTGTCTCCTGGGGAGAGCATGAGCACAG ATTTTCCCTTCGACCTGGAAATTCCCACCATCAGTGTGGAACTGGACGGGCTGCTGGACGAACCCTTGGGCGACCCCGACAGGAACTCTGTGGCGGTGGCAGACCCCCCCGGCAAGACCGAGCCTGAGGAGGATACTGAGATCACAGCACTATGA
- the arhgap44a gene encoding rho GTPase-activating protein 44 isoform X3 has protein sequence MKKQFNRMRQLANQTVGRAEKTEVLSEDLLQVEKRLELVKQVSHSTHKKLTTCLQGQQGVDVDKRSVRSPSKKLPLSTLAQCLVEGASVLGDDSLLGKMLKMCGDTEDRLAQELILFELQIESDVIEPLYDLAEVEIPSIQKQRKHLAKLVLDMDSARTRWHQSSKSSGLSSNLQPSGAKADALREEMEEAANRMEICRDQLSADMYNFVAKEIDYANYFQMLIEVQAEYHRRSLEILQNVLPQIKAHQEAWVEKPCYGKPLEEHLSISGRDIAFPIEACVTMLLECGMQEEGLFRVAPSASKLKKLKASLDCGVLDVQEYSADPHAIAGALKSYLRELPEPLMTFELYEEWIQASNIQDQDKRLQALLTACEKLPEANGNNFRYLIKFLAKLNEHQDANKMTPGNIAIVLGPNLLWANTEGNITEMMTTVSLQIVGIIEPIIQHADWFFPGEIEFNVTGNYGSPVHTNHNANYSSMPSPDMDHADRRQHDQGRRPLSVATDNMMLEFYKKDGMGVRVMDTSWVSRRGSSVVRKTSSTPPSVQPPAPPADSLIPEQPGELSASPSPTPPPASGDRGSSDDASSSNWSDSCYVYPSPEEERPPPPYPATSSSSSSSCYPPPYHFYPKAQPCSRPVAPGPESVPPGPSPPPSDWTVHASPLPPPSCPPCQQLDINSNPKPGSLHNPKQGAPSEPPHALPSETNVSPLYIKTPLALTRHDPSICNPPSLPPFAPSQWATGACSRDRGPTLTSTLKNKELSPVIGQKAVQIVGPSTNSGQANDQSPLSLRKANKKLAPTPPKVGQSGGVSDQSTGQPSPVSLSPTPPSTPSPYGFSYPQGYATIASPGGASSGTTASLSSPPSLSGTLTKSRPTPKPRQRPSLPPPQPPSTPGLPSSSPQPLEHGLLDGLSPGESMSTDFPFDLEIPTISVELDGLLDEPLGDPDRNSVAVADPPGKTEPEEDTEITAL, from the exons ggcagaaaaaacagaagtgctgaGTGAAGACCTGCTACAG GTGGAGAAACGGCTGGAGCTGGTGAAGCAGGTGTCCCACAGCACCCACAAGAAGCTGACCACCTGCCTGCAGGGACAGCAAGGGGTGGACGTGGACAAGCGCTCGGTCCGCTCGCCCTCG AAGAAGCTGCCACTGAGCACTCTGGCCCAATGTCTGGTGGAGGGAGCCTCAGTGCTGGGAGACGACTCTCTGCTGGG GAAGATGCTGAAGATGTGTGGGGACACGGAGGACAGGCTGGCCCAGGAGCTGATCCTGTTTGAGCTGCAGATCGAGAGCGACGTCATCGAGCCCCTCTACGACCTCGCTGAG GTGGAAATCCCCAGCATTCAGAAACAGAGGAAGCACTTAGCCAAGCTGGTCCTGGACATGGACTCCGCCCGCACGCG GTGGCATCAGTCCTCTAAGTCCTCGGGTTTGTCCAGCAACCTGCAGCCCTCAGGAGCCAAGGCCGACGCCCTaagggaggagatggaggaagcAGCCAATCGCATGGAGATCTGCAGG GATCAGTTATCAGCGGATATGTACAACTTCGTGGCCAAAGAAATAGACTATGCAAACTACTTTCAGATG CTCATCGAAGTGCAGGCCGAGTATCACAGGAGGTCGCTGGAGATCCTGCAGAACGTCCTGCCCCAGATCAAGGCCCACCAGG aggccTGGGTGGAGAAGCCCTGCTATGGGAAGCCCCTGGAGGAGCACCTGTCCATCAGTGGCAGGGACATCGCCTTCCCCATCGAGGCGTGTGTGACCATGCTGCTGGAGTGTGGCAtgcaggaggag GGCCTGTTCAGGGTGGCCCCCTCGGCCTCTAAACTGAAGAAGCTGAAAGCCTCTCTGGACTGCGGGGTCCTGGACGTGCAGGAGTACTCGGCCGACCCCCACGCCATCGcag GTGCTCTGAAGTCATACCTGCGTGAGCTTCCTGAGCCTCTGATGACGTTTGAGCTGTATGAAGAGTGGATCCAAGCCTCCAA CATTCAGGACCAAGATAAGAGGCTGCAGGCCCTGCTCACCGCGTGCGAGAAGCTGCCCGAAGCCAATGGAAACAATTTCAG ATATTTGATCAAGTTCCTGGCCAAGCTAAACGAGCACCAGGACGCAAACAAGATGACCCCCGGCAACATCGCCATCGTTCTGGGGCCCAACCTGCTGTGGGCCAACACCGAAgg GAACATCACGGAGATGATGACCACCGTGTCCCTGCAGATCGTGGGCATTATCGAGCCCATCATCCAGCATGCTGATTGGTTCTTCCCTGgag AGATCGAGTTCAACGTGACTGGTAACTACGGCAGTCCTGTCCACACCAACCACAACGCCAACTACAGCTCCATGCCATCGCCGGACATGGACCACGCCGACCGCAGGCAGCACGATCAGGGCCGCCGCCCCCTCAGCGTCGCCACGGACAACATGATGCTGGAGTTCTACAAGAAGGACGG CATGGGCGTGAGGGTGATGGACACGTCTTGGGTGTCCCGCAGGGGCTCGTCCGTAGTGCGTAAGACGTCCTCCACCCCCCCGAGCGTgcagccccccgccccgcccgccgacTCGCTCATCCCCGAGCAGCCGGGCGAGCTgtccgcctccccctcccccacgcctcCTCCCGCTAGCGGAGATCGCGGCAG CTCGGATGATGCTTCGTCGTCCAATTGGTCGGACTCCTGTTACGTCTACCCTTCCCCAGAGGAAGAGAGACCGCCCCCTCCCTACCCCGcaacctcttcctcctcctcctcctcctgctacCCCCCTCCCTACCATTTCTACCCCaaagcacagccctgctccaggCCCGTAGCCCCCGGGCCCGAATCCGTGCCCCCGggtccttcccctcccccctctgacTGGACCGTCcacgcctcccccctcccgcctccgtcctgccccccctgccAGCAGTTGGACATCAACTCTAACCCCAAACCCGGCTCCCTGCACAACCCCAAACAGGGCGCCCCCTCCGAGCCCCCGCATGCCCTCCCGTCCGAAACTAACGTCTCACCCCTCTACATCAAAACCCCACTGGCCCTAACCCGACACGACCCGTCCATCTGCAACCCCCCTAGCCTCCCCCCGTTCGCCCCCTCGCAGTGGGCCACAGGTGCCTGTAGCCGAGACAGAGGACCCACCCTGACTAG tACGTTGAAGAACAAAGAGTTGTCTCCTGTGATTGGGCAGAAGGCTGTCCAGATTGTGGGTCCTTCGACCAATAGCGGCCAGGCCAATGACCAGAGCCCTCTCTCCCTACGCAAAG caaacaaaaaactggCCCCCACCCCGCCAAAGGTGGGTCAGTCTGGGGGGGTGTCGGACCAATCGACAGGTCAGCCCTCTCCGGTCAGCCTATCGCCCACCCCTCCTAGCACCCCCTCCCCGTACGGATTCAGCTACCCCCAGGGGTACGCAACCATCGCCTCCCCGGGAGGGGCCTCGTCGGGGACCACCGcctccctgtcctcccccccgtccctgtCCGGCACGCTCACCAAATCCCgacccacccccaaaccccggCAGAGGCCAAGcctgcccccgccccagccGCCCAGCACCCCCGGACTGCCCAGCTCTTCCCCCCAGCCTCTGGAGCACGGCCTACTGGATGGACTGTCTCCTGGGGAGAGCATGAGCACAG ATTTTCCCTTCGACCTGGAAATTCCCACCATCAGTGTGGAACTGGACGGGCTGCTGGACGAACCCTTGGGCGACCCCGACAGGAACTCTGTGGCGGTGGCAGACCCCCCCGGCAAGACCGAGCCTGAGGAGGATACTGAGATCACAGCACTATGA
- the arhgap44a gene encoding rho GTPase-activating protein 44 isoform X6, with protein sequence MKKQFNRMRQLANQTVGRAEKTEVLSEDLLQVEKRLELVKQVSHSTHKKLTTCLQGQQGVDVDKRSVRSPSKKLPLSTLAQCLVEGASVLGDDSLLGKMLKMCGDTEDRLAQELILFELQIESDVIEPLYDLAEVEIPSIQKQRKHLAKLVLDMDSARTRWHQSSKSSGLSSNLQPSGAKADALREEMEEAANRMEICRDQLSADMYNFVAKEIDYANYFQMLIEVQAEYHRRSLEILQNVLPQIKAHQEAWVEKPCYGKPLEEHLSISGRDIAFPIEACVTMLLECGMQEEGLFRVAPSASKLKKLKASLDCGVLDVQEYSADPHAIAGALKSYLRELPEPLMTFELYEEWIQASNIQDQDKRLQALLTACEKLPEANGNNFRYLIKFLAKLNEHQDANKMTPGNIAIVLGPNLLWANTEGNITEMMTTVSLQIVGIIEPIIQHADWFFPGEIEFNVTGNYGSPVHTNHNANYSSMPSPDMDHADRRQHDQGRRPLSVATDNMMLEFYKKDGIRKIQSMGVRVMDTSWVSRRGSSVVRKTSSTPPSVQPPAPPADSLIPEQPGELSASPSPTPPPASGDRGSTLKNKELSPVIGQKAVQIVGPSTNSGQANDQSPLSLRKANKKLAPTPPKVGQSGGVSDQSTGQPSPVSLSPTPPSTPSPYGFSYPQGYATIASPGGASSGTTASLSSPPSLSGTLTKSRPTPKPRQRPSLPPPQPPSTPGLPSSSPQPLEHGLLDGLSPGESMSTDFPFDLEIPTISVELDGLLDEPLGDPDRNSVAVADPPGKTEPEEDTEITAL encoded by the exons ggcagaaaaaacagaagtgctgaGTGAAGACCTGCTACAG GTGGAGAAACGGCTGGAGCTGGTGAAGCAGGTGTCCCACAGCACCCACAAGAAGCTGACCACCTGCCTGCAGGGACAGCAAGGGGTGGACGTGGACAAGCGCTCGGTCCGCTCGCCCTCG AAGAAGCTGCCACTGAGCACTCTGGCCCAATGTCTGGTGGAGGGAGCCTCAGTGCTGGGAGACGACTCTCTGCTGGG GAAGATGCTGAAGATGTGTGGGGACACGGAGGACAGGCTGGCCCAGGAGCTGATCCTGTTTGAGCTGCAGATCGAGAGCGACGTCATCGAGCCCCTCTACGACCTCGCTGAG GTGGAAATCCCCAGCATTCAGAAACAGAGGAAGCACTTAGCCAAGCTGGTCCTGGACATGGACTCCGCCCGCACGCG GTGGCATCAGTCCTCTAAGTCCTCGGGTTTGTCCAGCAACCTGCAGCCCTCAGGAGCCAAGGCCGACGCCCTaagggaggagatggaggaagcAGCCAATCGCATGGAGATCTGCAGG GATCAGTTATCAGCGGATATGTACAACTTCGTGGCCAAAGAAATAGACTATGCAAACTACTTTCAGATG CTCATCGAAGTGCAGGCCGAGTATCACAGGAGGTCGCTGGAGATCCTGCAGAACGTCCTGCCCCAGATCAAGGCCCACCAGG aggccTGGGTGGAGAAGCCCTGCTATGGGAAGCCCCTGGAGGAGCACCTGTCCATCAGTGGCAGGGACATCGCCTTCCCCATCGAGGCGTGTGTGACCATGCTGCTGGAGTGTGGCAtgcaggaggag GGCCTGTTCAGGGTGGCCCCCTCGGCCTCTAAACTGAAGAAGCTGAAAGCCTCTCTGGACTGCGGGGTCCTGGACGTGCAGGAGTACTCGGCCGACCCCCACGCCATCGcag GTGCTCTGAAGTCATACCTGCGTGAGCTTCCTGAGCCTCTGATGACGTTTGAGCTGTATGAAGAGTGGATCCAAGCCTCCAA CATTCAGGACCAAGATAAGAGGCTGCAGGCCCTGCTCACCGCGTGCGAGAAGCTGCCCGAAGCCAATGGAAACAATTTCAG ATATTTGATCAAGTTCCTGGCCAAGCTAAACGAGCACCAGGACGCAAACAAGATGACCCCCGGCAACATCGCCATCGTTCTGGGGCCCAACCTGCTGTGGGCCAACACCGAAgg GAACATCACGGAGATGATGACCACCGTGTCCCTGCAGATCGTGGGCATTATCGAGCCCATCATCCAGCATGCTGATTGGTTCTTCCCTGgag AGATCGAGTTCAACGTGACTGGTAACTACGGCAGTCCTGTCCACACCAACCACAACGCCAACTACAGCTCCATGCCATCGCCGGACATGGACCACGCCGACCGCAGGCAGCACGATCAGGGCCGCCGCCCCCTCAGCGTCGCCACGGACAACATGATGCTGGAGTTCTACAAGAAGGACGG CATCAGGAAGATCCAAAG CATGGGCGTGAGGGTGATGGACACGTCTTGGGTGTCCCGCAGGGGCTCGTCCGTAGTGCGTAAGACGTCCTCCACCCCCCCGAGCGTgcagccccccgccccgcccgccgacTCGCTCATCCCCGAGCAGCCGGGCGAGCTgtccgcctccccctcccccacgcctcCTCCCGCTAGCGGAGATCGCGGCAG tACGTTGAAGAACAAAGAGTTGTCTCCTGTGATTGGGCAGAAGGCTGTCCAGATTGTGGGTCCTTCGACCAATAGCGGCCAGGCCAATGACCAGAGCCCTCTCTCCCTACGCAAAG caaacaaaaaactggCCCCCACCCCGCCAAAGGTGGGTCAGTCTGGGGGGGTGTCGGACCAATCGACAGGTCAGCCCTCTCCGGTCAGCCTATCGCCCACCCCTCCTAGCACCCCCTCCCCGTACGGATTCAGCTACCCCCAGGGGTACGCAACCATCGCCTCCCCGGGAGGGGCCTCGTCGGGGACCACCGcctccctgtcctcccccccgtccctgtCCGGCACGCTCACCAAATCCCgacccacccccaaaccccggCAGAGGCCAAGcctgcccccgccccagccGCCCAGCACCCCCGGACTGCCCAGCTCTTCCCCCCAGCCTCTGGAGCACGGCCTACTGGATGGACTGTCTCCTGGGGAGAGCATGAGCACAG ATTTTCCCTTCGACCTGGAAATTCCCACCATCAGTGTGGAACTGGACGGGCTGCTGGACGAACCCTTGGGCGACCCCGACAGGAACTCTGTGGCGGTGGCAGACCCCCCCGGCAAGACCGAGCCTGAGGAGGATACTGAGATCACAGCACTATGA
- the arhgap44a gene encoding rho GTPase-activating protein 44 isoform X5, which produces MKKQFNRMRQLANQTVGRAEKTEVLSEDLLQVEKRLELVKQVSHSTHKKLTTCLQGQQGVDVDKRSVRSPSKKLPLSTLAQCLVEGASVLGDDSLLGKMLKMCGDTEDRLAQELILFELQIESDVIEPLYDLAEVEIPSIQKQRKHLAKLVLDMDSARTRWHQSSKSSGLSSNLQPSGAKADALREEMEEAANRMEICRDQLSADMYNFVAKEIDYANYFQMLIEVQAEYHRRSLEILQNVLPQIKAHQEAWVEKPCYGKPLEEHLSISGRDIAFPIEACVTMLLECGMQEEGLFRVAPSASKLKKLKASLDCGVLDVQEYSADPHAIAGALKSYLRELPEPLMTFELYEEWIQASNIQDQDKRLQALLTACEKLPEANGNNFRYLIKFLAKLNEHQDANKMTPGNIAIVLGPNLLWANTEGNITEMMTTVSLQIVGIIEPIIQHADWFFPGEIEFNVTGNYGSPVHTNHNANYSSMPSPDMDHADRRQHDQGRRPLSVATDNMMLEFYKKDGSDDASSSNWSDSCYVYPSPEEERPPPPYPATSSSSSSSCYPPPYHFYPKAQPCSRPVAPGPESVPPGPSPPPSDWTVHASPLPPPSCPPCQQLDINSNPKPGSLHNPKQGAPSEPPHALPSETNVSPLYIKTPLALTRHDPSICNPPSLPPFAPSQWATGACSRDRGPTLTSTLKNKELSPVIGQKAVQIVGPSTNSGQANDQSPLSLRKANKKLAPTPPKVGQSGGVSDQSTGQPSPVSLSPTPPSTPSPYGFSYPQGYATIASPGGASSGTTASLSSPPSLSGTLTKSRPTPKPRQRPSLPPPQPPSTPGLPSSSPQPLEHGLLDGLSPGESMSTDFPFDLEIPTISVELDGLLDEPLGDPDRNSVAVADPPGKTEPEEDTEITAL; this is translated from the exons ggcagaaaaaacagaagtgctgaGTGAAGACCTGCTACAG GTGGAGAAACGGCTGGAGCTGGTGAAGCAGGTGTCCCACAGCACCCACAAGAAGCTGACCACCTGCCTGCAGGGACAGCAAGGGGTGGACGTGGACAAGCGCTCGGTCCGCTCGCCCTCG AAGAAGCTGCCACTGAGCACTCTGGCCCAATGTCTGGTGGAGGGAGCCTCAGTGCTGGGAGACGACTCTCTGCTGGG GAAGATGCTGAAGATGTGTGGGGACACGGAGGACAGGCTGGCCCAGGAGCTGATCCTGTTTGAGCTGCAGATCGAGAGCGACGTCATCGAGCCCCTCTACGACCTCGCTGAG GTGGAAATCCCCAGCATTCAGAAACAGAGGAAGCACTTAGCCAAGCTGGTCCTGGACATGGACTCCGCCCGCACGCG GTGGCATCAGTCCTCTAAGTCCTCGGGTTTGTCCAGCAACCTGCAGCCCTCAGGAGCCAAGGCCGACGCCCTaagggaggagatggaggaagcAGCCAATCGCATGGAGATCTGCAGG GATCAGTTATCAGCGGATATGTACAACTTCGTGGCCAAAGAAATAGACTATGCAAACTACTTTCAGATG CTCATCGAAGTGCAGGCCGAGTATCACAGGAGGTCGCTGGAGATCCTGCAGAACGTCCTGCCCCAGATCAAGGCCCACCAGG aggccTGGGTGGAGAAGCCCTGCTATGGGAAGCCCCTGGAGGAGCACCTGTCCATCAGTGGCAGGGACATCGCCTTCCCCATCGAGGCGTGTGTGACCATGCTGCTGGAGTGTGGCAtgcaggaggag GGCCTGTTCAGGGTGGCCCCCTCGGCCTCTAAACTGAAGAAGCTGAAAGCCTCTCTGGACTGCGGGGTCCTGGACGTGCAGGAGTACTCGGCCGACCCCCACGCCATCGcag GTGCTCTGAAGTCATACCTGCGTGAGCTTCCTGAGCCTCTGATGACGTTTGAGCTGTATGAAGAGTGGATCCAAGCCTCCAA CATTCAGGACCAAGATAAGAGGCTGCAGGCCCTGCTCACCGCGTGCGAGAAGCTGCCCGAAGCCAATGGAAACAATTTCAG ATATTTGATCAAGTTCCTGGCCAAGCTAAACGAGCACCAGGACGCAAACAAGATGACCCCCGGCAACATCGCCATCGTTCTGGGGCCCAACCTGCTGTGGGCCAACACCGAAgg GAACATCACGGAGATGATGACCACCGTGTCCCTGCAGATCGTGGGCATTATCGAGCCCATCATCCAGCATGCTGATTGGTTCTTCCCTGgag AGATCGAGTTCAACGTGACTGGTAACTACGGCAGTCCTGTCCACACCAACCACAACGCCAACTACAGCTCCATGCCATCGCCGGACATGGACCACGCCGACCGCAGGCAGCACGATCAGGGCCGCCGCCCCCTCAGCGTCGCCACGGACAACATGATGCTGGAGTTCTACAAGAAGGACGG CTCGGATGATGCTTCGTCGTCCAATTGGTCGGACTCCTGTTACGTCTACCCTTCCCCAGAGGAAGAGAGACCGCCCCCTCCCTACCCCGcaacctcttcctcctcctcctcctcctgctacCCCCCTCCCTACCATTTCTACCCCaaagcacagccctgctccaggCCCGTAGCCCCCGGGCCCGAATCCGTGCCCCCGggtccttcccctcccccctctgacTGGACCGTCcacgcctcccccctcccgcctccgtcctgccccccctgccAGCAGTTGGACATCAACTCTAACCCCAAACCCGGCTCCCTGCACAACCCCAAACAGGGCGCCCCCTCCGAGCCCCCGCATGCCCTCCCGTCCGAAACTAACGTCTCACCCCTCTACATCAAAACCCCACTGGCCCTAACCCGACACGACCCGTCCATCTGCAACCCCCCTAGCCTCCCCCCGTTCGCCCCCTCGCAGTGGGCCACAGGTGCCTGTAGCCGAGACAGAGGACCCACCCTGACTAG tACGTTGAAGAACAAAGAGTTGTCTCCTGTGATTGGGCAGAAGGCTGTCCAGATTGTGGGTCCTTCGACCAATAGCGGCCAGGCCAATGACCAGAGCCCTCTCTCCCTACGCAAAG caaacaaaaaactggCCCCCACCCCGCCAAAGGTGGGTCAGTCTGGGGGGGTGTCGGACCAATCGACAGGTCAGCCCTCTCCGGTCAGCCTATCGCCCACCCCTCCTAGCACCCCCTCCCCGTACGGATTCAGCTACCCCCAGGGGTACGCAACCATCGCCTCCCCGGGAGGGGCCTCGTCGGGGACCACCGcctccctgtcctcccccccgtccctgtCCGGCACGCTCACCAAATCCCgacccacccccaaaccccggCAGAGGCCAAGcctgcccccgccccagccGCCCAGCACCCCCGGACTGCCCAGCTCTTCCCCCCAGCCTCTGGAGCACGGCCTACTGGATGGACTGTCTCCTGGGGAGAGCATGAGCACAG ATTTTCCCTTCGACCTGGAAATTCCCACCATCAGTGTGGAACTGGACGGGCTGCTGGACGAACCCTTGGGCGACCCCGACAGGAACTCTGTGGCGGTGGCAGACCCCCCCGGCAAGACCGAGCCTGAGGAGGATACTGAGATCACAGCACTATGA